In one Thermanaerovibrio velox DSM 12556 genomic region, the following are encoded:
- a CDS encoding S1 RNA-binding domain-containing protein: MVDESMMNNSGVCDPEPETMESIMEQIDSVNIHRGSVVEGTVVDAREDGWLVDVGYKCEGFLPKREWTHRAIVEKVGEPQVGDRIRVQVTNVGQGEEAQLSLSRWRCEFDERWNALEEKLAQSDVIEVEGIRKVKGGLIVDCCGLEGFIPISHLAEEGRGINPANLVGKTFPVKLVEKDRRKRRLVLSRRSILEEELSSLREDFYANVHEGDILEGDVSSVTSFGVFVNLGALEGLVHVTELSWQRGAKAKDIVQKGDRVRVKVIGIDRENNRISLSLKQAQEDPWVNVTSRWSVGQKTKGVVTNLADFGAFVEIEPGVEGLIHIGDLSWSRVKHPKEVLRKGQEVEVVILEVDGERRRIGLGFKQLNDPWNNVAEKYSKDQVVNVKVVRLADFGAFVELEDGVEGLIHISQLSRQRVEKPSDVLKEGQEVQAKILEVNPAERRIRLSLRALEEEPAQERREERKRRPAKDDSHGSPKSFLPQQEEFTFTIGDHLNLNQ; the protein is encoded by the coding sequence ATGGTGGACGAGTCGATGATGAACAATTCCGGAGTGTGTGATCCGGAGCCTGAGACGATGGAGAGCATCATGGAGCAGATTGACTCCGTGAACATACATCGGGGCAGCGTGGTTGAGGGCACGGTGGTTGATGCCCGGGAGGACGGCTGGCTTGTGGATGTGGGTTACAAGTGTGAGGGCTTCTTGCCCAAGCGGGAGTGGACCCATCGGGCCATCGTGGAGAAGGTGGGGGAGCCCCAGGTTGGGGATCGCATAAGGGTCCAGGTCACTAACGTGGGTCAGGGTGAGGAGGCCCAGCTCAGCCTTAGCCGTTGGCGCTGTGAGTTCGACGAGCGTTGGAACGCCCTCGAGGAGAAGCTGGCTCAGTCGGACGTCATAGAGGTGGAGGGTATCCGGAAGGTTAAGGGCGGTCTTATAGTGGACTGCTGCGGTCTTGAGGGTTTCATCCCCATCTCCCATCTGGCCGAAGAGGGAAGGGGCATCAACCCTGCCAATCTGGTGGGTAAGACCTTCCCGGTTAAGCTGGTGGAGAAGGACCGGAGGAAGCGTCGTCTGGTTCTTTCCAGGCGCAGCATCCTTGAAGAGGAACTCTCCTCGCTCCGGGAGGATTTTTACGCTAACGTTCACGAGGGTGACATCCTGGAGGGGGATGTCAGCAGCGTGACCTCTTTTGGGGTCTTTGTCAACCTCGGGGCCCTTGAGGGGCTTGTCCATGTGACCGAGCTATCCTGGCAGAGGGGAGCTAAGGCCAAGGATATAGTCCAGAAGGGTGACAGGGTTAGGGTAAAGGTGATAGGCATAGACCGGGAGAACAACCGCATATCCTTGAGCCTTAAGCAGGCCCAGGAGGATCCGTGGGTTAACGTCACCTCCAGGTGGAGCGTGGGGCAGAAGACGAAAGGGGTTGTCACCAACCTGGCCGATTTCGGTGCCTTTGTGGAGATAGAGCCGGGAGTGGAGGGGCTTATCCACATAGGAGACCTCAGCTGGAGCCGGGTCAAGCATCCCAAGGAGGTGCTTCGCAAGGGCCAGGAGGTTGAGGTTGTCATCCTTGAGGTGGATGGCGAGCGTCGCCGGATAGGTTTGGGCTTTAAGCAGCTCAACGATCCTTGGAACAACGTGGCAGAGAAGTACTCCAAGGATCAGGTGGTTAACGTCAAGGTGGTTCGTCTGGCTGACTTTGGGGCTTTCGTTGAGCTGGAGGATGGGGTTGAGGGGCTCATTCACATCTCCCAGCTGAGCCGCCAGAGGGTGGAGAAGCCCTCTGACGTCCTAAAGGAGGGGCAGGAGGTGCAGGCCAAGATCTTGGAGGTCAACCCTGCGGAGAGGCGCATTCGCCTGAGCCTAAGGGCCCTGGAGGAGGAGCCGGCCCAGGAGCGTAGGGAGGAGCGTAAGCGTCGTCCTGCCAAGGATGATTCTCACGGCTCTCCTAAGTCCTTCTTGCCCCAGCAGGAGGAGTTCACCTTTACCATAGGAGATCACCTGAATCTTAACCAGTAA
- the mutS gene encoding DNA mismatch repair protein MutS, whose product MLPDGVKLTPMLEQYLYWKERYKDYLLFFRMGDFYELFFDDAKEASRLLDIALTARDQDRSIPMAGVPHHSVEQYLAKLVEQGRKVAICEQVSEPDGKTLVKRQVVRLVTPGTFVPSDGSGDAYLAACAPVGEGWAFAVISLSTGQFEAGVVSTLEIHGVLSAYAPTEVLVPRGKIPDGMPWRWVERELDLFSPAANEVLLKQRLGLSTLEGLGFPTSDPALGPAGAVLRYAEETQFRAIGHLRPLKRISLGRGLMLDLTSQRNLDLLEPKGSSLFSVLNFCVTPLGKRVLKEWILHPLNDPDEINLRLDAVQSLVEDPLALNAIRSSLGAVGDVDRAVSRLHLGTGGPRDAGVCRDFLSALPDVAACAALFPERWRISLSSALEELKVTLEAALEEVLPRDLSEGPVIKQGYDGELDELRSFVDGHEGWLSAFEDRERERTGIKGLKVRYNKVFGYYIEVSKANLDKVPSDYVRRQTLVNAERFVTQELQEFEARMSKASMAVSVREAHVWGEVLSRILNATPEIQSLSALVGEIDCIQSLAVAAVERGYSRPHVDLGDVFHLKDARHPVVEVALHPEPFTPNDMYLDSGERRMILLTGPNMAGKSTYLRMGALVAIMAQMGSFVPASYARIGCFSRIYTRIGARDDLVRGQSTFMVEMVETAQILNSLGPRSLVILDEIGRGTSTDDGMSIAWAVMEYLHHRSDVGVKVLFATHYHELTVLADQLPGVSNWSVAVEETPRGVVFLHHVIPRPADRSYGVEVARLAGLPESVLRRSRELLEMFEGRRKRDVGAAFDVAPGVVQLSLFDPRVDGLLEELAACDPDNMTPLQGLEMIYELKMKALDILRGGGHKAREQD is encoded by the coding sequence TTGCTTCCAGATGGAGTTAAGCTTACCCCCATGCTAGAGCAGTACCTTTACTGGAAGGAGAGGTACAAGGACTATCTTCTTTTCTTCCGTATGGGTGACTTTTACGAGCTGTTCTTCGACGATGCAAAGGAGGCGTCCCGGCTTTTGGACATAGCTCTTACCGCCCGGGATCAGGATCGCTCGATACCCATGGCTGGAGTTCCCCACCATTCGGTGGAGCAGTACCTTGCGAAGTTAGTGGAACAGGGGCGCAAGGTTGCCATATGTGAGCAGGTTTCTGAGCCAGATGGTAAGACGCTGGTTAAAAGACAGGTGGTACGCTTGGTGACCCCGGGCACTTTTGTCCCTTCGGATGGTTCGGGGGATGCTTATCTGGCGGCCTGTGCACCTGTTGGGGAGGGATGGGCTTTCGCGGTGATATCCCTGTCTACCGGTCAATTTGAGGCGGGGGTTGTGTCAACCTTGGAGATCCATGGGGTGCTGTCCGCCTATGCCCCTACAGAGGTTTTGGTGCCTAGGGGCAAGATACCCGATGGCATGCCTTGGAGATGGGTTGAGCGGGAGCTAGATCTCTTTTCGCCAGCGGCCAACGAGGTGCTGTTGAAGCAGCGCCTTGGGTTATCCACCCTGGAGGGACTGGGCTTCCCAACCAGTGATCCTGCTTTGGGTCCCGCAGGAGCGGTGCTTCGCTATGCGGAAGAAACCCAGTTCAGGGCTATAGGTCATCTAAGACCTCTTAAGCGGATATCCCTTGGCAGGGGGCTTATGCTCGACCTCACATCCCAAAGGAACCTGGACCTTTTGGAGCCGAAGGGCTCATCGCTATTCTCCGTTCTTAACTTTTGTGTAACCCCTCTAGGCAAAAGGGTCTTGAAGGAGTGGATACTGCATCCCCTGAACGATCCGGATGAGATAAACCTTAGGCTTGACGCGGTTCAATCTTTGGTGGAAGACCCGTTGGCTTTAAATGCCATACGTTCATCCCTCGGAGCCGTTGGGGATGTGGATCGTGCGGTGTCTCGGCTTCATCTTGGTACTGGAGGTCCAAGGGATGCGGGGGTGTGCAGGGATTTTCTCTCCGCCCTTCCGGATGTGGCTGCTTGTGCTGCATTGTTCCCGGAGAGGTGGCGCATAAGCCTTTCCAGTGCCTTGGAAGAGCTTAAGGTGACGTTGGAGGCCGCTTTGGAGGAAGTGCTTCCGCGGGATCTGTCTGAGGGGCCCGTTATCAAGCAAGGTTATGACGGTGAGTTAGATGAGCTCCGGTCTTTTGTGGATGGTCACGAGGGTTGGCTTTCTGCCTTTGAGGATAGGGAGAGGGAGAGGACCGGCATAAAGGGCCTAAAAGTACGGTACAACAAGGTGTTCGGCTATTACATAGAGGTCAGCAAGGCCAACCTAGACAAGGTCCCCTCCGATTACGTTAGGCGTCAAACCCTGGTAAACGCCGAGCGGTTTGTTACACAGGAGCTTCAGGAGTTTGAGGCCAGGATGTCCAAGGCGTCCATGGCGGTTAGCGTTAGGGAGGCTCATGTTTGGGGAGAGGTACTTTCCAGGATACTTAATGCTACGCCTGAGATACAGTCCCTTTCGGCCCTGGTGGGGGAGATAGATTGCATCCAAAGCCTTGCCGTGGCAGCGGTGGAGAGGGGGTACTCCAGGCCTCATGTGGACCTTGGAGACGTATTTCACCTGAAGGATGCCAGGCACCCGGTCGTGGAGGTTGCACTACACCCCGAACCCTTTACCCCCAATGACATGTATTTGGACAGCGGGGAAAGGCGCATGATCCTTTTGACCGGCCCCAACATGGCGGGTAAGTCAACCTATCTTAGGATGGGGGCTCTCGTGGCGATAATGGCTCAGATGGGATCCTTCGTGCCTGCAAGCTACGCGAGGATCGGGTGTTTCAGCAGGATATATACCAGGATAGGGGCCAGGGACGATCTGGTGCGGGGGCAGAGTACCTTCATGGTTGAGATGGTCGAGACCGCTCAGATATTGAACAGTTTGGGTCCCAGGAGCCTTGTCATATTGGACGAGATAGGTCGGGGTACGTCCACCGATGATGGTATGAGCATAGCTTGGGCGGTGATGGAGTACCTGCATCACCGGTCAGACGTGGGGGTTAAGGTCCTTTTCGCCACTCACTATCATGAGCTGACGGTTCTTGCGGATCAGCTCCCTGGGGTTAGCAACTGGAGCGTGGCGGTGGAGGAGACCCCAAGGGGGGTTGTTTTCCTGCATCACGTGATCCCTAGGCCTGCGGACAGGTCTTATGGAGTGGAGGTTGCGAGGTTGGCAGGGCTTCCGGAGTCCGTTCTTAGGCGTTCCCGGGAGCTGCTGGAGATGTTCGAGGGAAGAAGGAAGAGGGATGTGGGCGCCGCTTTTGACGTTGCCCCTGGGGTGGTGCAGCTCTCGCTTTTCGACCCCAGGGTGGACGGGTTGCTGGAGGAGTTAGCGGCTTGTGATCCTGATAATATGACCCCTCTTCAGGGGCTGGAAATGATATATGAGCTCAAGATGAAGGCTCTTGACATACTAAGGGGTGGGGGACATAAAGCACGTGAGCAGGATTGA
- the ispH gene encoding 4-hydroxy-3-methylbut-2-enyl diphosphate reductase — MKVLTANPTGLCFGVRRAIEALERALEERGRVYSIGSPIHNPQEVERLEARGLVVVDDLDEVPPGAPLFVRAHGIAPTLLDEALRKCGEVIDGTCPFVRKAQERARDLSAEGYPVVIVGDGEHPEVRGILGFVKGFALVVPGDHDPSLSRLSRFAKVGVLSQTTQKMEVFSSVAKALVGIVPEVRVYNTICSATLERQRAVCELASMVDGILVIGGRNSANTRKLVQIAQEAGASVLWIEHPDELDLGWLRGRGSIGLAAGGSTPDWLIRELIERLEKL; from the coding sequence ATGAAGGTCCTTACGGCAAATCCAACGGGCCTTTGCTTCGGTGTTAGAAGGGCCATAGAGGCTCTTGAGAGGGCGCTCGAAGAACGAGGCAGGGTTTACTCGATAGGCAGCCCTATTCATAATCCTCAAGAGGTGGAGCGTCTGGAGGCTAGGGGGCTGGTGGTTGTAGATGATTTAGATGAGGTTCCCCCGGGAGCCCCGCTGTTCGTAAGGGCTCACGGCATTGCCCCTACTCTATTGGATGAGGCATTGCGGAAATGTGGAGAGGTGATCGATGGCACTTGCCCGTTCGTAAGAAAGGCCCAGGAGAGGGCGAGGGATCTATCTGCGGAGGGGTATCCGGTGGTGATAGTGGGGGATGGTGAGCACCCAGAGGTCCGGGGGATACTGGGATTCGTCAAAGGGTTTGCGTTGGTGGTGCCTGGAGACCATGACCCCTCCCTTTCCAGACTATCCCGTTTTGCCAAGGTAGGGGTTCTCAGTCAGACGACCCAAAAAATGGAAGTTTTTTCAAGCGTGGCCAAGGCCCTTGTGGGTATCGTTCCCGAGGTTAGAGTGTATAATACCATCTGTAGTGCCACCCTTGAGAGGCAGAGGGCTGTTTGTGAGCTTGCGTCCATGGTGGATGGCATCTTGGTGATAGGCGGCAGGAACAGCGCTAACACTAGGAAGCTTGTCCAGATAGCCCAAGAGGCTGGGGCCTCGGTGCTATGGATAGAGCACCCGGATGAGCTGGACTTGGGGTGGCTTAGGGGAAGGGGTTCCATCGGATTGGCCGCCGGCGGAAGCACGCCGGACTGGTTAATCCGGGAATTGATAGAAAGGCTTGAGAAACTGTAG
- the alaS gene encoding alanine--tRNA ligase yields MKWRSAAELREMFLSFFEEKGCVRYPSASLIPDDPTLLFTIAGMVPFKPYFLGLKLPSHTRVTTAQKCIRTNDIDNVGRTARHHTFFEMLGNFSFGDYFKAEIIPWAWEFLTQRVGMEPDRMYVTIYRDDDEAESIWMNSVGIPKDRIIRMGEEDNFWAAGPVGPCGPCSEIIYDQGPEFSCGKPTCGVGCDCDRYLEVWNLVFMQYNRDEAGNLTPLPKKNIDTGMGLERLASVVQRVKTDFETDLFRPLIDKACSLGGVSYGASPKADLAVRVISDHVRAAAFLVADGVLPSNEGAGYVLRRLIRRAIRFGRLIGIDGPFIKEILPVVEQLMGDPYTELLEHRATIYQVLDLEEGRFLRTLEQGSALLEEELSRLKAGGETVFPGQTAFELYDTYGFPFELTAEICAEHGMKVDSTAFEEAMERQREMARSGSKHSSAVLKRTVYSDVLAHGKTVFVGYETEEAESSVVAIVADGKAVDHASAGESVEVFLKETPFYGEKGGQVGDRGVILWEGGEAQVEDVQCPMDGLISHKVMVLKGSLQAGQSVKCQVDSKRRWHIRRHHTATHLLHEALSRVLGGHVRQSGSLVSEDMLRFDFNHFAPMSPEEIAKVEDVINQVVLMDLPVSTVETDLDSAKAMGAKALFDEKYGDTVRVVSVKDFSTELCGGTHVHSTGQIGLFKIQREEGIGSGLRRITATAGMASLEGYRRAFDVLKSASSILGVEPDGLPKRLEELIKEVRGLEKELKQLRLSLSTGEIERELSSPINVKGVNVVTFFTEGADGDALRAMGDMVKGRYPASVSVMVSKNDSKFLVVVMVSDEAVSRGIKAGALIKELGALWGFNAGGKANTAQGGGVWSDQVSQRVSSIKEDVEKIIGGMI; encoded by the coding sequence GTGAAGTGGCGATCTGCTGCAGAGTTAAGAGAGATGTTTCTGTCCTTCTTTGAGGAAAAGGGCTGTGTTAGGTATCCAAGCGCTTCGCTGATACCGGACGATCCGACCCTTCTTTTTACGATAGCTGGCATGGTGCCCTTCAAGCCCTATTTCCTCGGTCTTAAGCTCCCGAGCCACACTCGTGTTACCACTGCGCAGAAGTGCATAAGGACCAACGACATAGATAACGTTGGCAGGACCGCCAGGCATCACACGTTTTTTGAGATGCTGGGCAACTTCAGCTTTGGCGATTACTTCAAGGCGGAGATCATCCCATGGGCGTGGGAGTTCCTAACCCAGCGGGTTGGGATGGAACCGGACAGGATGTATGTGACCATATACAGGGATGACGATGAGGCGGAGTCGATTTGGATGAACTCCGTTGGTATCCCTAAGGACAGGATAATTCGCATGGGAGAGGAAGATAACTTCTGGGCCGCTGGCCCCGTGGGGCCCTGCGGCCCATGCTCAGAGATAATCTATGACCAGGGACCGGAGTTCTCTTGCGGTAAGCCCACCTGTGGGGTCGGCTGCGACTGTGACAGGTACCTTGAGGTGTGGAACCTGGTGTTCATGCAGTACAACCGGGACGAGGCGGGCAATCTTACCCCCCTTCCCAAGAAGAACATAGACACCGGCATGGGGCTTGAGAGGCTTGCCTCGGTGGTGCAGCGGGTGAAGACCGACTTTGAGACGGATCTTTTCCGGCCCCTTATAGACAAGGCCTGCTCCCTTGGAGGGGTTTCATATGGCGCTTCTCCCAAGGCTGACCTCGCGGTACGGGTGATATCCGATCACGTGAGGGCCGCCGCTTTCCTGGTGGCCGATGGGGTTCTGCCCTCAAACGAGGGAGCCGGGTATGTCTTAAGGCGCCTTATCAGGAGGGCGATCCGCTTTGGCCGGTTGATAGGGATTGATGGGCCGTTCATTAAAGAGATCCTTCCGGTGGTGGAGCAGCTCATGGGTGATCCCTATACGGAGCTGTTGGAACATAGGGCCACCATCTATCAGGTTTTGGATCTTGAGGAGGGACGCTTCTTAAGGACCCTGGAGCAGGGAAGTGCCCTCCTGGAAGAAGAGCTATCGCGGCTTAAGGCCGGAGGGGAGACCGTTTTTCCGGGACAGACGGCTTTTGAACTTTACGACACCTATGGTTTTCCATTTGAGCTAACCGCGGAGATATGTGCGGAACATGGGATGAAGGTGGATTCCACGGCGTTTGAGGAGGCCATGGAGCGTCAGCGGGAGATGGCCCGATCGGGGAGCAAGCACTCCTCCGCTGTGCTCAAGCGCACCGTTTACTCCGATGTTCTAGCCCACGGCAAAACAGTTTTCGTGGGGTATGAAACCGAGGAAGCGGAGTCCTCCGTGGTTGCCATTGTGGCGGATGGCAAGGCGGTGGATCATGCCTCCGCCGGAGAGTCCGTTGAGGTTTTCCTTAAGGAGACCCCCTTCTACGGAGAGAAGGGAGGACAGGTGGGGGACCGGGGTGTCATCCTCTGGGAAGGCGGGGAGGCCCAAGTGGAGGACGTCCAGTGCCCGATGGATGGTCTCATATCCCATAAGGTGATGGTGCTTAAGGGATCCCTCCAGGCGGGGCAATCGGTTAAGTGCCAGGTGGATTCAAAGAGGCGGTGGCACATAAGGCGGCATCATACCGCTACTCACTTGTTGCACGAGGCTCTATCAAGGGTTCTTGGAGGGCACGTGAGACAGAGCGGGTCATTGGTGTCGGAGGACATGCTTCGTTTCGACTTCAATCACTTTGCCCCCATGTCCCCGGAGGAGATAGCCAAGGTGGAGGACGTCATAAACCAGGTTGTTTTGATGGACCTGCCGGTTTCCACGGTGGAGACCGATTTGGATTCTGCTAAGGCAATGGGGGCGAAGGCGCTTTTCGATGAGAAGTACGGGGATACTGTCAGGGTGGTATCGGTTAAGGATTTCTCAACGGAGCTTTGCGGGGGTACACACGTTCACTCCACCGGTCAGATAGGGCTCTTCAAGATCCAGCGGGAGGAGGGGATCGGTTCTGGGCTTAGGCGGATAACCGCCACGGCTGGAATGGCTTCCCTTGAGGGGTATCGAAGAGCCTTCGATGTCTTAAAGAGCGCCTCGTCGATCCTCGGGGTAGAACCCGACGGGCTGCCTAAGCGGTTGGAAGAGCTTATTAAAGAGGTAAGGGGGCTGGAAAAGGAGCTTAAACAGCTTAGGCTGTCCCTTAGCACCGGTGAGATTGAGAGAGAGCTGTCATCCCCTATCAACGTTAAGGGGGTAAACGTGGTGACGTTCTTCACCGAGGGAGCCGACGGGGATGCTTTAAGGGCCATGGGGGATATGGTGAAGGGCCGTTACCCCGCGTCCGTCTCCGTTATGGTATCGAAGAACGACTCCAAGTTTTTGGTGGTGGTGATGGTCTCCGATGAAGCGGTATCCAGGGGTATTAAAGCTGGTGCCCTCATCAAGGAGTTGGGAGCCCTTTGGGGATTCAATGCGGGGGGGAAGGCCAACACTGCGCAGGGAGGCGGGGTCTGGAGTGACCAGGTGTCTCAAAGGGTATCTTCTATCAAGGAAGACGTGGAGAAGATAATAGGGGGAATGATCTAA
- the mutL gene encoding DNA mismatch repair endonuclease MutL translates to MSRIEHLPQEVREKIAAGEVIERPLSVVKELVENSIDAGAARISVSLSQGGKSWIVVEDDGRGIPFEDLPMAVLRYATSKIKSLDDLFNIRSLGFRGEALASIGAVSRMEIRSRFEGDDVGGLILCEGGEVLACHRIPRQLGTTVRVEELFYNLPARRKFLRAAAAETRRISQFIQEMSLVWHDRWFTLTSDGRRILDRRPVGSKREAAQALWGCEPREGRMEMDGIRCVTLWSGHGDGRGGMVIFVNQRRVWDTNIRAAIQGASGSARGDWVVFIDLPPEDVDVNVHPTKGEVRFKRPRDIFSVVYGAVQSAVGIVTMAGRSRVEAPPRGSGITGIMGFPGREDFDIDTLPRDEGEDVSGLNGSRGGTNVAEADTLEEGGSACRAEKCPEPLDLYEVVSVDVLEACYIGKTSKGYLLYDLPRGVLFLDPHAAEERITFERIVNGSYGGSQVLTFPVEVPASVASQLKLSTKPLERLGFRFSLGQSDTVWLEGIPQSLSAFDVSPVEWLRWAVASSSEEDEGDTEEGRILRRMAGRACKRSMKLGEMLDDEGALRLIRELFGCSTPHKCPHGRSTFFVIPWGYVESRLGR, encoded by the coding sequence GTGAGCAGGATTGAGCACCTGCCCCAGGAAGTAAGGGAGAAGATAGCCGCCGGCGAGGTAATAGAGAGACCGTTATCGGTGGTTAAGGAGCTGGTAGAGAACTCTATCGATGCTGGGGCGGCCCGTATCAGCGTATCCCTCTCCCAGGGAGGGAAGAGCTGGATAGTGGTGGAGGATGATGGCAGGGGTATCCCATTTGAAGATCTCCCTATGGCGGTTTTGCGTTATGCCACAAGCAAGATAAAGTCTCTGGATGACCTGTTTAACATAAGATCCCTTGGCTTTCGGGGGGAGGCTCTTGCCAGCATTGGTGCGGTGAGCCGGATGGAGATAAGGAGTCGCTTCGAGGGCGATGATGTCGGGGGGCTTATCCTATGCGAAGGGGGGGAGGTGCTGGCGTGTCACAGAATCCCCCGTCAATTGGGCACCACCGTAAGGGTGGAGGAGCTATTCTACAACCTTCCAGCCCGGAGAAAGTTCCTAAGGGCTGCTGCTGCTGAAACCCGTAGGATAAGTCAGTTTATCCAGGAGATGAGCTTGGTTTGGCACGATCGGTGGTTTACCTTGACTTCCGATGGCAGGCGTATCCTTGACCGGCGGCCGGTGGGTTCTAAAAGGGAAGCCGCTCAGGCCCTGTGGGGTTGTGAACCCAGGGAGGGCCGCATGGAGATGGATGGGATTAGATGCGTTACCCTGTGGAGCGGGCATGGGGATGGCCGTGGCGGAATGGTTATCTTTGTAAACCAGAGAAGGGTATGGGATACGAATATAAGGGCGGCGATACAGGGGGCTTCTGGCTCGGCCAGGGGGGATTGGGTCGTCTTCATAGATCTGCCACCGGAGGATGTGGACGTGAACGTTCATCCCACTAAAGGTGAGGTTCGCTTCAAAAGGCCTAGGGACATCTTCAGCGTGGTGTATGGAGCGGTTCAGTCGGCGGTAGGAATTGTGACCATGGCAGGCCGATCCAGGGTTGAGGCCCCCCCGCGGGGTTCTGGGATTACAGGGATCATGGGATTCCCAGGTCGGGAGGACTTTGATATCGATACCCTGCCAAGGGACGAAGGGGAGGATGTCTCTGGGCTCAATGGATCCCGTGGAGGGACCAATGTTGCGGAGGCGGACACCTTGGAGGAGGGAGGTTCTGCCTGTAGGGCTGAAAAATGCCCGGAGCCCCTAGATCTTTACGAGGTGGTATCGGTTGATGTTTTGGAAGCTTGTTATATCGGCAAGACCTCTAAGGGATATCTGCTATATGATCTTCCCCGAGGAGTTCTTTTCTTGGATCCTCATGCGGCGGAGGAAAGGATAACCTTTGAGCGGATAGTCAATGGCTCCTATGGAGGGTCACAGGTTTTAACCTTCCCGGTTGAGGTCCCCGCGTCGGTGGCTTCCCAGTTGAAATTATCTACTAAGCCCTTGGAGCGCTTAGGGTTTAGGTTCAGCTTAGGGCAGTCCGATACCGTTTGGTTGGAAGGTATTCCCCAGTCTCTTTCCGCGTTTGATGTATCTCCCGTAGAATGGCTTCGTTGGGCGGTTGCGAGCTCGTCTGAGGAGGACGAGGGGGATACGGAGGAGGGCCGTATTTTGCGGCGAATGGCGGGGAGGGCGTGTAAGCGTTCTATGAAACTTGGCGAGATGCTTGACGATGAGGGGGCTCTCCGGTTGATACGGGAGTTGTTTGGGTGTTCCACCCCTCACAAGTGCCCCCACGGCAGATCCACTTTTTTCGTTATCCCGTGGGGCTATGTTGAGTCCAGACTTGGGAGGTAA
- the ruvX gene encoding Holliday junction resolvase RuvX, with the protein MAADSKGRVMALDLGEVRIGVALSDPSRCFASPLEVLKMEEGWIERVRELIERNQVSLVVVGLPRRTDGSLGPEAHRVEAWLEELKGVLGDVEVTTLDERFTTAIAQRFLLEADMRRDKRKGKVDKVAAAVLLQSYLDARRDV; encoded by the coding sequence ATGGCCGCTGATTCCAAGGGCAGGGTTATGGCCTTGGATCTCGGGGAGGTGCGGATTGGGGTCGCCTTGAGCGACCCCTCTCGCTGTTTTGCGTCTCCCCTTGAGGTCCTTAAGATGGAAGAGGGATGGATCGAAAGGGTTAGGGAGTTGATCGAGCGCAATCAAGTATCCCTGGTGGTTGTGGGCCTCCCAAGACGTACCGACGGAAGCCTGGGGCCTGAGGCGCATAGAGTGGAGGCCTGGCTGGAGGAGCTCAAGGGAGTGCTTGGTGATGTGGAGGTGACCACCTTGGATGAGCGGTTTACCACTGCCATAGCCCAAAGGTTTCTCCTGGAGGCGGACATGCGCAGGGATAAGAGGAAGGGAAAGGTGGACAAGGTGGCCGCGGCGGTTTTGTTGCAAAGCTATCTTGACGCCAGGAGGGACGTTTAG
- the miaA gene encoding tRNA (adenosine(37)-N6)-dimethylallyltransferase MiaA has protein sequence MRERAVVLPAIIGPTAVGKTDFSLLLAEELDGEIISVDSRQIYRYLDVGTDKVSPEVRRKIIHHCIDVADPDQVFSVADFVKCASEAVERILNRNKVPIFAGGTPFYFKALEGGVLSDLPSDMNVRRAIELEMEERGREAMYEELKSLDPDAAVRINPNDSHRIVRALEIYRASGKPPTWWYRNNPPSSGGFKMMYIGLNRPRDELYRRIDERVRKQFQSGYPEEVLWLLSNRFDERLPSMQGFGYRELIAWAKGEMTIEEAMAGDVRYTKAFARRQMTWFKRFPVYRWYDLSLISPEGLLQEVRDEVFRQMEARQ, from the coding sequence ATGAGAGAGCGAGCCGTTGTTCTGCCAGCCATAATAGGTCCCACAGCGGTGGGGAAGACGGACTTCAGCCTGCTGCTTGCGGAGGAGCTGGATGGGGAGATAATCTCCGTGGACTCGAGGCAGATATACCGCTACCTGGACGTTGGGACCGATAAGGTTTCCCCGGAGGTTAGGCGCAAGATAATTCATCATTGCATAGATGTTGCGGATCCAGATCAGGTGTTCTCCGTGGCGGATTTTGTGAAGTGCGCTTCCGAAGCGGTGGAAAGGATACTTAATCGTAACAAGGTGCCTATATTTGCGGGTGGTACGCCGTTCTATTTTAAAGCCCTTGAGGGAGGGGTTTTGTCGGATCTTCCGTCGGATATGAACGTGCGCCGCGCCATTGAACTGGAGATGGAAGAAAGAGGCAGGGAGGCCATGTACGAGGAGCTCAAGTCGTTGGATCCAGATGCGGCGGTCCGCATAAATCCAAACGATTCCCACCGTATAGTTAGGGCATTGGAGATATATAGGGCCAGCGGCAAGCCTCCAACCTGGTGGTATAGGAACAATCCGCCGTCATCGGGCGGTTTCAAGATGATGTACATAGGGCTCAACAGGCCAAGGGATGAGCTGTACCGGCGCATAGATGAGAGGGTAAGGAAGCAGTTCCAATCGGGATATCCGGAGGAGGTCCTTTGGCTTCTCTCGAATCGCTTTGACGAGCGTTTGCCGTCCATGCAGGGTTTTGGGTACAGGGAACTTATTGCGTGGGCCAAGGGTGAGATGACCATTGAGGAGGCCATGGCAGGAGATGTGCGTTACACCAAGGCATTTGCCCGGCGTCAGATGACGTGGTTTAAACGGTTTCCTGTGTATCGTTGGTACGATCTTTCTCTGATATCACCCGAGGGCCTTCTCCAAGAGGTTAGGGACGAGGTTTTCCGTCAGATGGAGGCGAGGCAATGA